The genome window TTTCGCGTGCCAGTCGCCAATTCTCGAGATCGTGAATGGCTACTTCGGGATGTTCACCCAACTGCGTAAGTATGCGGTGTTCAGGAACGCATTCTCCAACCATTCGGAGAACGGGAAGTGGCACCGTGACGGCGCCTGCGACGCGATGGTCATGCGTGTTTTTGTCTACTTCGAAGACGTCAACGAACGCAATGGCGCCATGCGCTACGCTCGCGGCACTCATCATAGAAGTCTTCGCGGCAGTCGCGAAACTATCGACAGCGCCCAATTGGAGGCCATGTCCGTTTCATGCGGCGGACCCTGCGGCACACTTGTCTTTGCCGATACGCGCGGCTACCACCGTGCAGAGAAGTTCACCGAGGGTGGGCGCTGGCTCTACTACGGCATGTTCACGTCGCCCGGGTTCGGCGCGGACTACTTCCGGCGTCAGGAACATCGCCAGGCGCAGCACGGTGATCCCGTCTCCTGGGCGTTATCCAGCCCGCAGACGCTCGCCGACAACTTCCGGTCTGTCCCATGAGCGCGAACGATCAACCATCGGCAGATCGGCTGGAGCCTTCGCCAGGTTCGGAACACACCTGGCAGGCGCGGCTTACCTGGGGACAGCGGCAAATGTACCGCGCGATGCAGCTCGATCCTCAAGCCGAGCACTTCCACATGACTGACATGCTGCTGTTGCGCGGGCAGATCGACCTGGAACGCCTGTCGCTCAGCCTGGCGCAAACCTTCGCTGCGCATCCGGCGTTGCATATCCGGCTGGTGCCGTCTACCGACAGCGCGGAAGGTGTCGTGCAGCGCTTCGACGGCCTTATGCCGGTCGACTGCCTTGTGCATGACTGGTCCGGGCTGCCATCCATCGAGATCGAAGCCCGGCTGGCCGAGATACGTACACGTTTTGGCCGAGCACCGTTCGATCTCGCGGCAGGACCACTGTTTCGCGTTACGCTGGTGCGCACCCGCACTGACGAAGCCTACCTGTTGATGACGTTGCATCATCTATTGGCCGATGACTGGTCCATGGGGCTGCTACAGCAGGACTTGGCAGCGCGCTACACCGGCGTTTCGATCACGGCTGAAGCGCCAGCACCGTACTTCGAGTTCGCGCGCCACCAGGAGGCTTGGCTACAGTCGCGCGAGGGTGCCAAAGCGGTCGCTTACTGGACGGCGCTTCTCCAGGCCCTGCCGGTTCGCTTTCCCATCCCGGCCGATCGGCCGCGCCCGACAACGCCCCTATTGGGGCGTGCCACTGTGAGTGGCAGGTTGGCGGGGGAGGTCTCGCAGTCGTTGAGGAAGGTGGGGCGCGATGCGCGTGGCACCCTGTTTCCCGTGATGTTGGCGGCCTACAACGTGCTGCTGTGGCGGCTTTCACTGTGCTCGCAAGTGCCGGTTGCGACCCTGGTGGCCAATCGTGAAGATGGCACGTTCGACCGAACGGTGGGGCTGTTCTTCAATACGATTGTCCTGGTGTCCGATGTCCGGTCCGAGCAGCCGTTCTGCGATTTTGTCGCACAGGTGATGGCCACGACACTCGATGGCATGCAGCGCCAGGCGGTTCCGTTCCAGTATCTGGTCGATCGCCTCTGTCCGATGAGGGATCCGGCGCGCGTACCCTTCACCCAGGCGATGTTCTCGTTCATGGCGGGAGCGGGCCGGCGTTTGCGCATCGCAGATGCTGAGCTTGAGCAGTTCGGTGGCATCGACACTGGATCGGCCTACGACCTCAAGGTCACGGCCTACGAAAAAGACGACGGCGTGGAGATTTTGTTCGAGTACGATGCGGACCTCTTCAATGCCACTACTGTGCGGGCTTGGCACAGCACCTATCTGAACATCCTGGCGGACGCTGCGGCGCAACCCCGCGCGCCAGTGCAAACGCTGGGGTTCACTCAGACCGATCACAAGGGCAGCGTCCTGGTTGTACAGGACACATGGGGAGCCCCAGTGCCGCCCGGCTTCGCGGGTGAGCTGTGCCGCCACCAAAGTGGGGAAGTCGTGCGTACGGGAATCCTGGCGCGACGGACCGCGGAGGGCCGCATTCAGCCTTACGAGGTGAGGCCTGCGTTTTTCGAGGTGGAGGGTAGGCGGGTTGAAGTCTCTGCAATCGAACACTGCGCGCAAGCCGTCACCGGCGTTCGTCAGGCACTGCTGACTTTCGATGAGACCCGCGGCCTTGCCATCCACCTGGTCGTCGAGGCCGGGGTATTCCGCCTTACGGCGTTGCGCCGGCATCTTTTCGCATCGCTGCCGGCATTCTGTGTACCGAGCCTCTTTCGCATTATTCCATGGGTGTCAGAGTCGATCGGCGGTATCCCGGACCTCGACGAGCTGTGGCAGACCGGTCGAGAGGCCGAGACCTTCTCGAGCAGCCAAGAGCCGCGTGACCCGCACGAGACCCAGGTGCTGGACATCTGGTCGCAGGCCTTGGGCATTTCCTCCCTTGGTCCGGACGATGACTTCTTGGGCTCGGGTGGCAATTCGCTGACGGCGGCATTGATCGTCGCGCAGACCAACGGCCACTTCGGCTGCTCGATCACGCTTCGCCAACTATTCGATACCCGCACTGCAGCCCGCTTTGCCGTCTTGACGTACCCGAACCAGGCCAGCGCCAAAGTACGGCCTTGGTATGAACAAACACAGGTACGCAGTGCCCACTCGGCTCAGATCGAGGCGGACGGCAGCGTGTCTTATCCGGTGTCCGAGGCGCAGGCGCGCATGTGGATACTGGACCGGCTAATCGGCCCGTCCGACCGTTATGTCCTGAAAAATGTCTATCGCGTCGATGGACCGCTCGACGCCGAGGCGCTCGGCACGGCGTTCGCGGCGTTGGTCCGTCGACATGAGCAATTGCGCGCCGTCTTTCTGGAGACCGATGGGCTGGTGCGCCAGTGCATCCTGCCAGTTGAGCGTGTGGCGCTCAACGAAACATTCTGGGATTCGCTGCCTGGCTCAGAGTCGTCTCCCCCCGCATCGATCGCGCAGGCGGTCGATGCGCTTTTCGACCTGCGCACGGGGCCGTTGGCCCGTGCGCTGCTGGTGCGGACCCGTGACCCCGCCGTCCATTTCCTGTACCTGACGCTTCACCACATTGTGGCGGACGGTTGGTCATTGGGGGTGCTCTTTGACGATTGGTTGCGCCTCTATAGCGGTGACCGGGCCTTGCCCGCGCTGCCGGGGCAGTACCGCGACTACTGCTGCTGGAAAGCCTCGCATGCTGTGAAGGCAACTGTCGGGGCCGACCTGAGCTACTGGCGCGAGCGACTGGCGGGCGCGAGCGCTACGTTGTCGCTACCGGCGCGAGTCCGGGGAACGGACGTTTCGCAGCGGGGAGGGCGCCATGGGTTTCGGCTGTCTGCGCCGCTGTACAAGCAGTTGAGTTCCCTCGCTGGGGCAGAGAACGCAACCGTCTACGCCGTGTTGCTGGCCGCCTTTGCAACAGTGCTGTCGCGGCATACGGGGCAGAGCGACCTGAGCATTGGCGTACCCATCGCGAACCGCAACGAAGTGGGCACTGACCGGATAGTGGGGCTGTTTGTCAATACGGTCGTGATGCGCTTGCGTATTGATGCGTCCGCTTCGCTACGCGATTTGCTGTTGGTCGCGCGCGACACGGTGCATGAGGCCCTTGCGCATGGGGCGGCGCCGTTCGAGGCGGTTGTCCAGGCGCTGCAACCGCAACGGCATATGGATGCTTCGCCGTTGTTCGAAACCATGTTTACGTTCCAGAATCTGCCACCGGTGCCCTCCGTGCCGGGCGAACTTTCCTTACGGGGGGTACGACAGCCAGCCGCGCAGGCGAAGTTCAAGCTGGGTTGCACACTGACGCTGGTGGAGGGGATGGCCTATGGCGAGCTGGAGTTTCGCGAAGACTTGCTCGATTCGGCACTGATAGAGCGCTTCGCCGCCGATTATGTCTCGGTTCTGACGCAATGGGCGCAGCGGCCGGATTCAACCTGTGGGGCATTGCGCGTGAGTATTGCGCGACCAAGGCCGATTGCCGCGGCAAGCGCGCCCAGCCTGGTTGGCATGGGGGCCCTCTGGGAAATAGTCCATAGACAAGCGCAGCGCACGCCGGATCGGGCTGCACTTCGCGACCGGCTGACCGTGCTGTCTTACACACAGCTCGATACGCAGTCCGCACGTATCGCCGCTGCGTTGCGCGCCCTGGGCCTGGGGCACCACGCTCGGGTCGGCCTGTGCATGCCTCGTTCGCCGCAGGCCATCGTATGCCTGCTGGGCATTTTGCGTGCAGGTGCGGCCTATTGTCCAATGGACGCCGATGGGGACATTGAGGTTTGGCGCGAACAAGCCCACGGTGCCCGGCTCGATGCGCTGGTGATGCGGTCCGACGACCCAGTGCAAGTGAACGGCCTGCGAATATTATCTTTCGAGCATCTGGTGGCCCTGGGCGGGGAGGAGGTACCCAGCGCCGCTCTCCATCCCCAGGCGACTGCCGTGGTGTTCCGGACTTCAGGATCCACTGGACGGCCGAAGTATGTGAGCGTACCGCACGAAGGCATTCTGGCGCTCATCGCCTGGGCCTGTGACACCTATGATCCCGAGACCTACCGACACAGCACGTTGGCAACCTCGTTGGGCTTCGATGTGTCGTTGTTCGAGATGTTTGTCCCTTGGGCCCTGGGTGGTTGCGGTGTGCTCATGGACCATTTGCTCGTACCGTACGGGGGCGAACCACCGCTCAGCTGCGTCAGTGGCACACCGTCCCAGGTACGGGCCTTGCTCGAGCAGCGGTGCTTCCCTGTTGGGGCGGTCACGTTGAATGTGGCGGGTGAGGCGCTGCCACCTGATCTGGTGCAGCGAATCTTTGAGCAAACGCAGGTGCACCGGATCGTCAACCTGTACGGGCCGACGGAATGCTCGATTTATGCGAGCTGCGAAGACATCCGGCGCAATGGCGGCCCTATCGAAACAGTGCGTATCGGTCATCCGCCGCCTCACGTTTCGATGTACGTGATCGACACCATGGGGTGTGAAGCCCCCGAGGGCGTCGCCGGCGAAATCTGCATTGGCGGCCGAGGCCTGGCACACGGTTATACCGGGCAGGCCGCATTGACGGCCGAACACTTCCTACCCGACCCTTTCTCTGGCGTACCCGGCGCGCGCATGTATCGAACGCGGGACATCGGACGAGTCGATTCCGAAGGGGCAGTGTCCTACCTTGGGCGTGCGGACGGGGTGCAGAAGCTGCGTGGGATCTGGGTGAATTTCCATGAGCTTGCAGCCGATATCCGCGCGTGTCCCGGTGTAGGCGATGCCGTGGTGTTACCGATCCCGGCACAGGAAGGCGAGGGCGAGACCGGCGTAGTCGCATTCTGTGTGCCTGAGGACGGGGCACACTTTGATGAGGCAAGCCTGCGCCGCTTGTTTCGCCAGCATGTGGGGCGTACACGGCCCTTGGCCTATGGCAGGATCATCAACCGTTTTGTCAGGCTCGATGTGCTGCCGCTTACGCCAAACGGAAAAGTCGATCTGCAATCGCTCGCGTCGCTGGTTCCTGGCAGGCCGGTGCGCTCGAGCGGGGCAGTGGTGCAGACCGACCTACTGTGGCATGCGCTGCGCGACGCCTGGAGCAGGGCGCTGAACGTCGAGGATCTGGACGAGAGCGACGACTTCTTCGTCCAGGGCGGCCATTCGCTGCTGGCCCTGCGCATGCTGGGGGACATCGAGGCCTCCACGGGGCTTGCGCTGCCATTTGCTTCGATCTTCGAATTTCCGGTATTCGCCGAGTTTGTCGAAGAAGCCGCCAGGGTTGCACGCATGCAGGCTCGACCTGATGCGGCGGCAGGGCCAATCCAGCGGGTGAGGAGGGGAGACGGCAGTCACTTGCCGGTTTCCGCGGCGCAGCGGCGGCTGTGGTTCCTCGACCAGTTCGAGCAGGGGACACACCACAATGTACCCATCATGCTGCATCTGCATGGGGCGACGGATGCCGATCGATTGATACAGGCTGTGCGGGCGTGTTTGCACTGCCATGAGGTATTTCGCACTTCGTTCCATTTCGTCGATGGCGACATTGTGGCGAGCATCGCTGACGCCACCGCCATAGAACCGTTGCTGGATGACTGGTCCATGCTGACGCCCCAGGTGCGTCGGGACCGCGAGTCAGCTTGGCGTCAAGACCAGGCGACTCATCGCTTCGATCTGTCACGTCCAGGCCTCGGGCGGGTTCAACTGGCTCGCCTGGGGCACGATGAGTGGTTGCTGGCGATGGTATTCCATCACATCGTCACCGACGGTGCGTCCATCGCGCTGTTGACGCGTGAAATTGGCCAGCGCTACGGGTGCCCGGACAGGGTACCGGCGCCGCAACTGCAATACGTGGACTATGCCGCCTGGGACCGCCGAAATGCCAACAACCCAGCTCATCAGGAACACTTGGCCTACTGGACGACGCAATTGAGTGATGCGCCCGCTTTCCTGTCGTTACCTGCCGACTATCCGCGGCCAGTGGTGTCCAGCCACGCCGGAGCGGCTCACGCGTTTCTCCTGCCAAGGGAAGAGCTGGAGGATGCCGGCCGGTTATTTGCACAGCTTGGCGTGTCACGCTTTACCGGACTGCTCACGCTTTTCAAGCTTGCGGTGCACCATCACACCGGCAGTCGCGACATTTGCATTGGCACGCCGGTGACAAACCGCCGCGCTTTGCCGACGCACGTGATGCAGGGGTATTTCCTCGACATGCTGGTCATCCGCACACGATTTGTGGCGACTGACACCCTTGCCGATCTCATCGCCAATGTGAGCGCGCTATGCAGCGCAGCCTTCCGTCACCAGGCCCCCGGCTTCGATGCGATCGTTGAACGGCTACAGCCTGAACGGACATCGGGCTATCACCCCATGTTCCAGTTGGCTTTCGTCTACACGGACGGTGCCGCGCCCGATAGCGAGACCCCCGACCTTCGTTGGGTCGCCTCGCAAGGGGGCAATCGTGGTGCACAGTTCGACCTGACCTGCCATTGCAACGAAACGCTGGAAGGGCTGTGGGTGACGTTGGACTACAAGACCGAGTTGTATGCGCCGCAGACCATCGTTCGTTTTGGCGACTATTTGCGCCGTTGCCTGGCGTTACTCCGACACCAGGTGCAGGAACCCATTGCGTCCTTTCCTATTGCACACGCGCCAGAGTCCGTGGGGCGCATCGCCGTGGGCCCGCAGGTGGTTGACAAGCGCCTGGCGGATGGTTTCGAGCGTCAGGCATCGCTCAACCCTGATGCCATTGCGGTCAAGACCACGGCAGGAGATTTCAGCTACGCGACGCTCGAGACACAGGCGAATCGGTTGGCGGCCCGCTTGTTGCGAGATGGCCTGCAGCCGGGAGAACGAGTCGCCGTGTGCCTGGAGCGAAACGAGTCGTTGCTCGTTGCGTTATTGGCCATCAGCAAGGCGGGCGGTTGCTTCGTGCCGTTCGATAGCCAGACCCCATTACTTCGCCTGCAAGGGATTCTCACGCGCCACGCTATCCGCCGCCTGGTCACTACCCACGCGCTCCTTGCTCCGCTGTCAGGCGTGGCACAGCCCTTGGCGCTTTCACACCTTTATGACTTTGGAACATTCACCGTGGCCCCGGCCTGGCCCGGGGTCGGTTGCATTGTGGGTCGGCAGGACTGGGCTGGTGAAAGTGACGAGCGCGTGTCTGCCCAGCGCAGTTCCCGGTTGCCGGCCTATGTCATCTTCACCAGCGGCTCGACGGGTATGCCCAAGGGCGTCGTGATCGGACATGCAGCCGCTTGTTCGACGATCGACTGGATTAATGCACGTTTCGGTATAAAAACCGGTGACCGCCTGATGTGGTGTGCTTCCGTCGGATTCGACCTGTCGATCTATGATCTGTTCGGCACGCTTGCTGCGGGCGGCACGGTGTGTGTCGCCGACAGAGGCATGTTGGCGGATCCGGTCATTCTGGCGTCATACCTGACCCATTGGGAGATCACCATCTGGAATTCCGCGCCCGCAGCGCTGCAGTTCGCACTCTCTGGATGCGAGGTGCTTGGCGCAGCCTATCGCTGCGACTCGTTACGCCTGGTCATGCTCAGTGGCGACCGGATCCCGGTCAAGCTGCCTGCCGCCGGTAGCGTGCCATTTCCGAATGCGCACTGGCATGCACTGGGGGGCGCGACCGAGGCCGCGATCTGGTCGAATCACTACGAGATAGGCGATAGGGAGGGCGCTTTGGCGATTAGCCGCACCCCAGCGATTCCTTACGGCCGCGCGTTCGGGGCCGCGACTTACTATGTCATGAACAATGATTTCCAAGTCTGTCCAGATGGCGTGGAAGGCGAGCTGTTCATTGGCGGTGGCTGCCTGGCGGACGCTTATCTGGATGCGCCGGATCTGACCGCGGAACGTTTCTTGCCCAACCCGTTCGAGGCAGGAGCCAGGCTCTATCGCACGGGGGATCGTGCCAAGCGCGACGCGTTCGGCACCTTATGGATCCTGGGGCGATGGGACAACCAAGTGAAGGTCCGCGGCCATCGTATCGAACTCGGCGAAGTAGAGAATACGCTCCAAGGGCTGGACCAGGTGAAGTGCGCAGTGGTGCTGAAGGACGCGTTGCGCGATGCGATCTATGCATATGTCGAGTGTCATGCGCCTGGCGTCCTTGATTGTGCGGAGATACATCAGCATCTGGCCAACCGTTTGCCTTACTACATGATACCGAGCGCTATTTATCCTATCGAAGCCTGGCCGATGACAGCCAACGGCAAGCTTGATCGCGGGCAGCTCTCACGTTCCCATGAAGACGTTGAGGCCAAGCGTCATCATGCGCCGCTTCCCGCCGCCGGCACGGTCGCTCACCAGCTCGGGGCCATCTGGGAGGCGGTGCTGCAGGTCCCTGTGAATGACCCTGACCGAAGCTTTTTCGATTACGGTGGCTCGTCGCTCAAGGCCATCGAGATGTTGCACAAGGTAGCTGCGCATTTCGGCACGGCACTGCGAGTGAGGGACATTTTTCATCACCAGACCCTTTCGTTGTTCGCCACGTGCATCGAACGGCGAGGGGCAAACGTCTACGCGTTGGAGAGCAATGATGCAGTGACCCTGTGGAAGCCCGGAGACACCGCGCTGCCTGCACTTGTCCTTATCGCGCCACCCGGCGCGGACGGCGCATGCTATGCCGCGCTGATGGACGAACTGTCCCCATTGCCCTGCGCCATATACACCGTATCGTTGACGCTGTCCGTCCTGCGACGTTGGCATGAGGGGCTTGACCACACGATTGACGCCCTGTGCCTGGAGCTGGCCTGCGCCATCGCAGACGCAGGCATTACGAAGTTCGTGCCTTGTGGCTGGTCTTTTGGCGGCACGCTCGCTGCGCACATCCAGAGGCACGATGGGGAGCGGAAATTATCACCTCCGGCACTTTCATTGCTTATCGACAGTTTTGAGGCGGACGTTGTCGCCTGCGCAATAGCATCCGGAGAAAAAAGCGGGAGGTCATTTGACGGACCGATAGGCTCTGGCTTGTTGCCGGTCGATGCAGATGACGCTGCAAGGGCCGAACTGGTATCGCTATCATTCGCGGTGTTGCAGGCGGGTAATGGCAACAAGACGATCCCGGCGCAGAGCCGTATCGAGCTGATTGAAAGTATGCGCGGCGCCAGTACTCGAGCTTCGGCCAGTTGGCCTGGACAACGGCTCCTGCGTACCGATGTACTCGATGCACATCATTACGAGATGCTGCATCAACCTTGGGCGAAGGAAGTGGCCACATGGATCAAGACATGCCTGGGGCGCACCCATGAGTTCCAGTTTTTGACTATGCAGAGGGATTAATGAGCATGCAAACCGGAATTCTCATCGTGTCTCGTGAGCGAGCCTCTTGGCTGGTTTTCTGTGTGATCGCCGGGCTGGCATCTTCCTGCGCGGTCATCCTGGCGATTCGGGAAATTGCCCTCGTGCTGGCGGATGCTGGCTCGGGACCTGCCTTCTCATGGCGCATATTCCTCATCGCGCTGGCCGTGAGCATCCTGGGCGGCCTCAGCTCGCAGCTTGCGCTTGGGCACCTGGGTGTGCGGCTTGTGCACGAGCTACGGCTCCACGTTGCGCAGCGTATACTCCAGCTTCCCTATCGGGAGTATGAGCAACAGGGGTTCTCCCGCATGTACGCCATGCTCTCGGATGACGTTACCAAAGCGTCAACCGCACTTGGCACGTTGCCTATGTGTGTGGTCTGCATAGGGCTGGTGGTGTTCGGGCTCGGTTACTTGCTGTTGCTTTCACCCTGGCATTTCGCGCTGGTAGCGGTGGTTTTGTTTTTGGGCATCGTCATTGCTCGCTATGCCTCGGCCCGCACCAGTCGCGCGCTGCGGGAGGTGCGGGCGCTCGAAGATCAGATGCAGGACCTGTACCGCGCCATGATAGAGGGGGCGAAAGAGTTCCGCTTCAGCACACGGCGGCGGCGAGACTTTCTCGCCTCGGTACTTTCGCCGCTGAGTTCGCGGCTCGCGTCGCGCAAACAGGCGAGCGGGGCGTTGTGGAGCGTGACGGTGCAATGGAACAACCTGGTCTTCTTCCTGCTGCTAGCGGTGGTGGCTATCCTGCCGCGGCATATGCCGATCAGCGACGCGAGCACCATGACCACCTACGCTTTGGTGCTGCTGTTGTTGCGTGCGCCCATCATGGCATTGATGGAATTGGTGCCGACGGTCCTGGCCGGAAAAGTCGCGCTCGACCGACTGGCGCAATTGGATGTGGCTCATTCTGCGAGCAGTGCGGAGGAGCCGTCGGTGACGCCATCGATCCGCACCCTGGCGCTGCGCAGCGTCTGCTTCGACTATGCGGCGGAACCAGGCGAGGCGGGCGTTCGCCTTGGCCCCATCGACTTGTCGTTAAGGTCGGGAAAAATCATCTTCATTACTGGCGGTAACGGCTCCGGCAAGACTACGTTGGCGAAACTGTTGTCAGGTTTGTACGCCCCGAGTGAGGGCAGTGTCTTGCTCGACGGTGTGGAGCTGAAGCCTGATGTGACGACCGTGTTGCGGCATTACGCCAGTGCAATCTTCAGCGATTTTTTCGTGCTTCCCTACGAAGGGCAGCGCAGTAACGTTGCCATAGATCTCGCGTCTTGGGAAAAGCGGCTTGGGCTGGATGACAAACTCTCGGCAGCGAGCGAGTGGCGCTCGGCGCCGCGTCTTTCTCAAGGTCAGCGCAAGCGCCTTGCATTGTTGAATCTTGTCGCACAGGACAAGCCTGTCTGTCTCTTTGACGAGTGGGCTGCGGATCAGGACAAGGATTATCGTGATCTATTCTATCGACAGCTTTTGAGAGAGCTGGCGGCAAAGGACAAAATCGTGATTGTAGTCTCGCACGACACCGACTATTTTTTTGTCGCTGATATTGTTATTCACATGAAGGACCTGAAGGTCACCCACATCGAGGAGAAGGATCAATGAGCTGGGACCATGAAGATACGGAGTTCAATGTTGTCGTGAATCACGAAGAGCAGTATTCGATCTGGCCTCTCTACAAGGAGATACCAGCAGGCTGGAGAACCGTCGGTGTCCAAGGGAAGAGGGCGGTGTGTCTCGATTACATCGAAAAGACCTGGACCGACATGCGTCCGCTCAGCCTGCGTAAGGCGATGGAGAACTCATCGAGCAGTTCCTCTTGAGTCGCGAACCCATGGACAGGTCGGGGATGATAGCGCTCGCGCCCTCTGTTTTTCGCGTTCAACCATCGAAGGTCACACCGACGAAATATTGCAGCTTCTTTGTCGTCCATCCCCAGGGCAATCTGATGCTGCCCTGTTTCGCCAAAGGTGCAAGTATCGAGGGGGACTTCGAGGCTATGGCGAATATGGGCGGGGTCAGCGCGCAACTGCTCGGCGATATGCATTTGAAGAGCAACCATTGCGATGTGCTGCATAAGCGTTTTGGTGCCTGGACGTACTGCAGTGAGCCTGAGCGGGATGATGTGGGTAAGAGTGTAGGGAGCGTGAAGGCATTTCCCTTTCACAGGCACCATCTGTTTCCACATGTCGAGGTGATTCCTACGCCTGGACACCGTCCCGGGGGGACTTGCTTCCTGGTTGAAATGGATGGCTTTCGTGCTTTGTTCGCGGGTGACAACGTCGGCTATGATGGGGCGAATTGGACGGCCTTTCCCTCTAAATCGGGCAAGGAGGCGTTGCGGCAATCACTGTCGGTACTTGCCGACTGCGAGTTCGATGTGCTGTATGCGATCACGCTTGCGGTAGAGCCTGTGTGTTCGATCAGCCTCCCAACCGCTGAAGCACGCCAGTGTTTTTTCAACGACGTGGCCGTCCAGGCCGGCCTCGTCTGACGTCCGTTCTTTATCATGCCTATCTTCCCCGAACTCAAGCAGGCATTTATCCAGCGGGTGGAGCAGAACTTCCGCCCGGGGCATCGTGGCGGCATTGTGCAGTTCATCGTAGGCGAGCAGCCCGAGGGACGATTCCATGCGACGTTGACCGATAACGTTCGTTTCTCGGACGGCACACACAGGGCGCCGGACGCCAGCATCGAGATGTCAGAGGATATGTTCCAGGGATTGGTAGAGCACCCGGAACAACCTCTGCGCTGTGGTGCCAAGATGTCCGGCGACCAGGCATTATTGTCACTGATCGCGTTGGCGGCGCATGGGGAGGGCGCGACTGGCCCGGCCCGGCTACGCACGATCGATTCCCGCGCACAGAACTGGCTGCGGCTG of Pseudomonas fluorescens contains these proteins:
- a CDS encoding non-ribosomal peptide synthetase; this encodes MSANDQPSADRLEPSPGSEHTWQARLTWGQRQMYRAMQLDPQAEHFHMTDMLLLRGQIDLERLSLSLAQTFAAHPALHIRLVPSTDSAEGVVQRFDGLMPVDCLVHDWSGLPSIEIEARLAEIRTRFGRAPFDLAAGPLFRVTLVRTRTDEAYLLMTLHHLLADDWSMGLLQQDLAARYTGVSITAEAPAPYFEFARHQEAWLQSREGAKAVAYWTALLQALPVRFPIPADRPRPTTPLLGRATVSGRLAGEVSQSLRKVGRDARGTLFPVMLAAYNVLLWRLSLCSQVPVATLVANREDGTFDRTVGLFFNTIVLVSDVRSEQPFCDFVAQVMATTLDGMQRQAVPFQYLVDRLCPMRDPARVPFTQAMFSFMAGAGRRLRIADAELEQFGGIDTGSAYDLKVTAYEKDDGVEILFEYDADLFNATTVRAWHSTYLNILADAAAQPRAPVQTLGFTQTDHKGSVLVVQDTWGAPVPPGFAGELCRHQSGEVVRTGILARRTAEGRIQPYEVRPAFFEVEGRRVEVSAIEHCAQAVTGVRQALLTFDETRGLAIHLVVEAGVFRLTALRRHLFASLPAFCVPSLFRIIPWVSESIGGIPDLDELWQTGREAETFSSSQEPRDPHETQVLDIWSQALGISSLGPDDDFLGSGGNSLTAALIVAQTNGHFGCSITLRQLFDTRTAARFAVLTYPNQASAKVRPWYEQTQVRSAHSAQIEADGSVSYPVSEAQARMWILDRLIGPSDRYVLKNVYRVDGPLDAEALGTAFAALVRRHEQLRAVFLETDGLVRQCILPVERVALNETFWDSLPGSESSPPASIAQAVDALFDLRTGPLARALLVRTRDPAVHFLYLTLHHIVADGWSLGVLFDDWLRLYSGDRALPALPGQYRDYCCWKASHAVKATVGADLSYWRERLAGASATLSLPARVRGTDVSQRGGRHGFRLSAPLYKQLSSLAGAENATVYAVLLAAFATVLSRHTGQSDLSIGVPIANRNEVGTDRIVGLFVNTVVMRLRIDASASLRDLLLVARDTVHEALAHGAAPFEAVVQALQPQRHMDASPLFETMFTFQNLPPVPSVPGELSLRGVRQPAAQAKFKLGCTLTLVEGMAYGELEFREDLLDSALIERFAADYVSVLTQWAQRPDSTCGALRVSIARPRPIAAASAPSLVGMGALWEIVHRQAQRTPDRAALRDRLTVLSYTQLDTQSARIAAALRALGLGHHARVGLCMPRSPQAIVCLLGILRAGAAYCPMDADGDIEVWREQAHGARLDALVMRSDDPVQVNGLRILSFEHLVALGGEEVPSAALHPQATAVVFRTSGSTGRPKYVSVPHEGILALIAWACDTYDPETYRHSTLATSLGFDVSLFEMFVPWALGGCGVLMDHLLVPYGGEPPLSCVSGTPSQVRALLEQRCFPVGAVTLNVAGEALPPDLVQRIFEQTQVHRIVNLYGPTECSIYASCEDIRRNGGPIETVRIGHPPPHVSMYVIDTMGCEAPEGVAGEICIGGRGLAHGYTGQAALTAEHFLPDPFSGVPGARMYRTRDIGRVDSEGAVSYLGRADGVQKLRGIWVNFHELAADIRACPGVGDAVVLPIPAQEGEGETGVVAFCVPEDGAHFDEASLRRLFRQHVGRTRPLAYGRIINRFVRLDVLPLTPNGKVDLQSLASLVPGRPVRSSGAVVQTDLLWHALRDAWSRALNVEDLDESDDFFVQGGHSLLALRMLGDIEASTGLALPFASIFEFPVFAEFVEEAARVARMQARPDAAAGPIQRVRRGDGSHLPVSAAQRRLWFLDQFEQGTHHNVPIMLHLHGATDADRLIQAVRACLHCHEVFRTSFHFVDGDIVASIADATAIEPLLDDWSMLTPQVRRDRESAWRQDQATHRFDLSRPGLGRVQLARLGHDEWLLAMVFHHIVTDGASIALLTREIGQRYGCPDRVPAPQLQYVDYAAWDRRNANNPAHQEHLAYWTTQLSDAPAFLSLPADYPRPVVSSHAGAAHAFLLPREELEDAGRLFAQLGVSRFTGLLTLFKLAVHHHTGSRDICIGTPVTNRRALPTHVMQGYFLDMLVIRTRFVATDTLADLIANVSALCSAAFRHQAPGFDAIVERLQPERTSGYHPMFQLAFVYTDGAAPDSETPDLRWVASQGGNRGAQFDLTCHCNETLEGLWVTLDYKTELYAPQTIVRFGDYLRRCLALLRHQVQEPIASFPIAHAPESVGRIAVGPQVVDKRLADGFERQASLNPDAIAVKTTAGDFSYATLETQANRLAARLLRDGLQPGERVAVCLERNESLLVALLAISKAGGCFVPFDSQTPLLRLQGILTRHAIRRLVTTHALLAPLSGVAQPLALSHLYDFGTFTVAPAWPGVGCIVGRQDWAGESDERVSAQRSSRLPAYVIFTSGSTGMPKGVVIGHAAACSTIDWINARFGIKTGDRLMWCASVGFDLSIYDLFGTLAAGGTVCVADRGMLADPVILASYLTHWEITIWNSAPAALQFALSGCEVLGAAYRCDSLRLVMLSGDRIPVKLPAAGSVPFPNAHWHALGGATEAAIWSNHYEIGDREGALAISRTPAIPYGRAFGAATYYVMNNDFQVCPDGVEGELFIGGGCLADAYLDAPDLTAERFLPNPFEAGARLYRTGDRAKRDAFGTLWILGRWDNQVKVRGHRIELGEVENTLQGLDQVKCAVVLKDALRDAIYAYVECHAPGVLDCAEIHQHLANRLPYYMIPSAIYPIEAWPMTANGKLDRGQLSRSHEDVEAKRHHAPLPAAGTVAHQLGAIWEAVLQVPVNDPDRSFFDYGGSSLKAIEMLHKVAAHFGTALRVRDIFHHQTLSLFATCIERRGANVYALESNDAVTLWKPGDTALPALVLIAPPGADGACYAALMDELSPLPCAIYTVSLTLSVLRRWHEGLDHTIDALCLELACAIADAGITKFVPCGWSFGGTLAAHIQRHDGERKLSPPALSLLIDSFEADVVACAIASGEKSGRSFDGPIGSGLLPVDADDAARAELVSLSFAVLQAGNGNKTIPAQSRIELIESMRGASTRASASWPGQRLLRTDVLDAHHYEMLHQPWAKEVATWIKTCLGRTHEFQFLTMQRD